tctgaaactgtaatctctgtgaaacataatttaagttttaacacaggaacattttatcaaataacattagatcctgttgtgatcagataaaaatgtggtttagtatttgtgcagatttctggtgtaattcatttcttccaggaaataatcatttaagaaagaaacaaaaccaacaaaaattgcctttttaacagtatcatgatatattgtgatatattgtatcgtgatcctagtattgtgatttgtattgtattggcagattcttgccaatacacagccctactggtggattaattgagaaacgctcattccaacaatttaaatgtcagtagcagcactttgttccagtcaaactaatgacagcgacaataaagcacatttataaaggaactaagaactggaatgggattattaagtactcctatcggtacttggtattggcaagtactcaaatataagtactagtacttgtactcgttctggaaaaaagtggtatcggtgcatccctatatttattttactgttgcaTTTGTACTGATTTTACATTGCTATAGTATTAATTATGAAACATGTATATGTACTGATCTTGATTTAACTGAGTTGTATTAAGCTATTGGTAGAACAATGTAACTTCATATTAGTCCTGTTCTACACAGGCCAGGTTCCACCATCTGTGACTCCACCATCCATGATTTGAAGTTCCAGTCCTCCCTGTGGGTGGATGGCGAACTGCCCAAAGCCGAGAGCCTGACACCACTGTGTTAATTAGTGATATGCAGATCGATACCGGAATATCGATATCTccaataccagatttttacactCTAGTATCGATTCAcacatgaaaatgttgatatttttgattcttcggtcatttgaggtcatgtatatcaggaacacagtggaaaggagctaaactattgggatctggtCTAAATGATACACaactggtgggaactacttcttcttccacctgggtaagtgtgtactgcgtcacacCACTCAGTCAAGCTGTACTgagcagaaaacagaacagactaaaggggaaaacaggaCATATGCTGTTGTTCCTGGTCAAAAACTAGTGAATGAGGAAAAGTGTCCATATTGGAtgcttcagtattttcatgtttcattttaacacgttcatgtaacatgaattaatatgcaagttttaatttttataatacttcttaataattaaacaatagtttttctcatgtcttgtattctttatgaagtcaTGATTTAAAAtactcaattttattttattttttttaattttgcagacattcagtgtatttgtacaaagtatctgTATCAGCTCGGTATCGCCGATATCAACCAGAATTTTACTCGTTACTGGATTGGAAAGTAAAGGAAATCCATGGTATTGAACATCACTGTGTTAATCCCAGACTTCCTCCTGTGCAGTAGGAGGCGctgtatcccccccccccccacacacacacacacacactcatctcgTACACACTGATACTACCCTCTCAAGACTGTTATACCAActtaaagtgggttcagatgatggatggatggatggacattcaATAAGACAAGTAAAGTCACATCTTAAAAccaagctatgggttttctgttcatgtttgtggacaacagtttcacagcttcatacaaaaaaaataaataaaaactgtccaTGGCAAAGGACATTCccgaaaaatttttaaaaaatgcatctgaaaaaacttgttGCATCGTGATGTTTCTAGTATtggaaattcattcattcatccatcatcTGAACgtgctttatcctcaccagggtcaggggggttgctggagcctatcccggctacttatgggtgaaggcagggttcaccctggacgagtcaccagttcatcgcagggctaatataggcaattctttaaaaaaaaagccaaaacttgtactttacTGGGATTCAGGAAGTTAAAGTTGTACAAATGGCACTGGTTcaaataaattatttaagaataaTTTCGGTCTCCTTCAGCAGCACTGCCCCACCCACCACCTCAGATCAGCCAACACCCACCTCCTCACTCCCACCACTAGGACAAAGCACCAGACCTTGGGGGACTGTGCCTTCGTTTGCAGCCGCacccaccctatggaactcactcccacaaaacatcaggaactcaaactcaatacaaaacttcaaataaatgctcaaaactcacctgttccaactttcttgagcccctttgttcttttgttttgtcttgtttgtgaAGCAtatttgagtgtccaaaaaagtgctatataaatgtgatgtattattattattattattattattattattaacttcaGTTTGTATTGAACTATAAATGCTTGAACACctaaaaatccacctttaacctaaaccatctactgatctaaactgtttaatacatgctgatccactaatcctatcaatacgtgtcagtcattggtgtaaaatacagttcttcagaggctccgtagttaccatggaaacaccgtcatcttctccaacattgatccaccagtaaaacccatggagttggatcaatgacagtggatggacacactgggtttattttcagttaatgacagattggactgaaaaagaccctTTTTCACCGATGTCACATGTATAAACTATTCAGATGTTACTAgtttgtgcttttcttttctgAGGGCTGGGTGATCTGGACTAAAGGACACATGATGATCTGTTGAAGCAGATTCACAGTCAACCTGGATTTATTCATAGATCAGTTTTATCAGGCTGCAGGGGCTTTGGTTGGTTTATGACAGTAAAACtctgcatttttacatcattttctagACTATTTACTATATACTATTCACTAGACTATTAcagttttagattaaaaaaaaaagatgaaacacaagacaaatctctttacagtttaatatatttattgaagttttacattaaacagaagaaataatgtgaatatttccATCTATTTCTTCATagtttacatgtaaatacatagtTCAGATATTTGAGCAGAATCATCCAAATAAGTTGAAGGTTTGTGATTTATCAAATGGACTGATTGGATTTCAACTTCAGTAAATTTAATCAGAACATATTTGAATAAATGATGAATCATTTCAATATATTTGGTCTTAAATATTATGGAATAGCCTCCGTCTGAGCTACTGTGAAGATAATGACAGTGTTTACAATAATTACATGTGTTTGTCTACgaacaaatagaaaacaactCAGCAAACATTCAATATTTAATGGTTTTTCTTGTTTCAAATGAAGACAGTACAGGGGCCCCGACACTGAGATCTGACCTGCGACGTTGTCTTTCAATCAGCGTagcagtgtttttttgtgtgtattctgcccctgcttgtgtgtataGTAGCTAGCTCAGCAGATAGATGACAAGTTtctcaagaaaagccggacgccgaaaacttctctccaaagcttttactcgagacttcactgtaaaactgcaacatacaaacaaaacatgtctcagttcTGCTCTTTGTTACAGCACATTAACAtagcattatacattcaaatgaatgagaaaaaatcgctagctcgatgctaacataaatgggaaaatccatagacatgctaacgattagcatcttcagatcgacttaagatttacaacgtcttttaatCTAAGAACAAAAGTTTCATCACAGACAGGTTTTACTATTCATTAgctcaacaactgaacataaaatactcacaggcaaacgttctttctggccatacaaaaacaatgagacaaacgtgtctgctacttccttcccatgtctgaactggctacggtaacaccgaaaggacaaaacacatgccagtgcaacttattccgaccaccagagggccccctttgctagCTTTTACAAAAgaacatcacagtgtgtgtgtgtgtgtgtgtgtgtatgtgatcgTCCAGCATAATGATAACCAGATTTGAATTTggaaaaatatattcctttgtctcGGCTCAAAgcactgcagacaggaaatgacaacaatagaagccacacccctttgtgctccttggtattgtctgacgcccacaggccaacatcacttgccttatgctcattggctgacaatgagacttcaatcaatttattttatttaaacggACCAATCACCTGTGGAAAATTagatctaaaatttagcctgtgcgtgCGTGTAGTGTGAGTGCATCTCCCATTATCCCTAATttcgtgcaagtgaatatttttctacgatcATGTCTGTGTCGAAGCGCGGGAGCAACGCCAAATGCAAGGGTAATATCACatcgttttttggcttcattcctcaaaatttgcctctcaaaatgcaggaaataatgtttcagagagttataaatttcaaaattttccaggGGGAGGATGCCCCCAAACCCCCCTTAAAAAAACTTGCACCATGTACAGGTGCACACTGCGTACATGGTGCCCCTACACTggaaaaatcctagtgagaacccagcggtatatgactgtatttattaAAGCTGATGAACATAGTCTTTACTGTATTTATTGAATATTGAATTCTTCTGAACACTTctatcatttaaatgtataaaatcaatcacatcatggaaacacattcacaatcccAACATTTGAATTCAAGTTCACATTAaaacaccatcattatcattGGATTAAATCACAGACATCAGAATGTGTCAAACCAGGATTATTATCAGCACTAATGTGagtatttcagtgcatttggatccagatcagggctcgtgactgtgactgaattacggtcgcatgcgcctgagaatttcggtagtgcgactgtttttgagattacgatcgcacggtgcgccaataaaaaaatgagcgaaaattaatacgtgcgcctagaataatggctgcagaagtaactcgtcagctgaaaataaacaagctccacgccccgctgactgaagcggaaaatctagtccccgcccctcgcgtgcgcaggcggcataaacaaagggatcaaataactccaccgacgtttgaaacaatctcctgacttcaggcgtggtgtagaccacagtgactagggtacgtttacacggcaacactccgcaaagatttctcctttgcgttataaaatcattctgcgttaagacgaagccgctatgataacgatctgcgttaacgtgagtccgcgaggacggctgaatacgctgtagtgtccatgccagaccagtagctggcgatgtagagctgtagtgaaacagtggtggtaaaacaggcgcctgcgcacaaacaatttccggtttagacagcctttaaatgaggagaagaagaagaagaagaggaggcggacaacactatttacaaacaacaatggcgagtggtcgtacaaagacgcaggacttctttgtctggacagacgagctgagcacagttagcagcatgtatgttgttctgaaaccggccattgttgttgtggttgttccttctttttctgcagctttattgtgtcatagaggctggcaaaccagcttggaggcgcattactgccaccaactggcccagagtgggttaactggcggttcttggctgcgcgcgcatgcggtgacgtcatattttaccccggaacgctccgactcgcgttaacacggagctggaatgcggagcgtatcgataacgttccaccctggaccctggtatcaaaagtttccgaattcaggcactctaggcaccgtttccatggtaacagaaggctaatccgcgatgaaatcttcccggagtcgactgaagccgacgccgtgtaaacggcccctaagggcctttaggccatgaaataaaaaagttggttgttacaaataatggtgtgattcgtcttttttctccaagaaccaactaaagtatataccacacattgacaattgttttgcacctgtgtcaatgtaagctttttctttcatactctattcaaatactttattctaggttgttaacattgcttaaatacatataggaatattacttggtatggccaagagttttgcttgttctccaaattttttatataatagtggtgcgcctagattttagcctatgctcctaactttttagggttaggagcacagtgctcctaggtcaaaaagttaattttgagccctgtagATTCATCCACGttcaaacagtttacatcatcgctaagtttagtgactccagtaaatcagAGAAAATCTGTACATCTGATGAATTTCTTACTCAGTGTCgacaggagtgatgatcagaggagcagagtttgTACCTCCAGCATTTGTACATGGACTGAAATATGGGAGGAGTTTATCATTGAAGCAGCAGCCAATGAAGGAGTAGATGAGAACTGAAGAACCTAcgtcataaaaggagaccagaccctcctcataatccacaaacacccccaccttctgaAGACCAGACTTCACAGACAAACGGACAGGAGGACCAGCACAAGCGTCGTACTCATTTCCATTTCTCAACCTGATGGTCCAGTATCCGAACTGAGGTCTCAGTCTGATCTCTCCTTTCCTGTTGATGGACTCTCTGGCCACTCCTAAATCCCATTTAGTCTTTCCTTTGACCTGAACATCGAAGTAaaacctgcctgaagagaaactctgcttCGCTAAGATGCAACAAAAATCAGAGAATCTCTGTGGTTTGTTTGGAAGGTTCCTCTTTTCATCACCATCATGAACCTGTTTtccatcatcagacaggatgagatAAGGATAAGCtgtatctggatccagagtcagatccacCTCATACTGTTGGACTCTCTTCAGCTCAGCTTTAACCACCTTCTTCATGTCTTCTCTGAGTTTGTCCTCCAGCTCAGACACAGCTCTCTCCACAGTCCCCTCATATGATGGTGGACGGACGCTGACCtttgtccaggtcttcatggatggagcagctttgacacatgtgaacctctggacaaagtggaggtggtcttcagagcctgagagctgcttcacctcagtgcttctcttctccagctcacagatttcctgttccagctctttgatgaagtcttcagcctgtttctcGGTGCTCCTCTGCTTTTCTTGGATCTTCTCTAAGAGCTGGTCCAGACCTCTCTGAACAGACTCTATCAGAGCAGTGAAGACCTCAACACCTTctgctgtctctctgtctgcagcGTTCTCACTGAGCTTCACTGACCGTTGGATCTCCTGGATCTTCAGTCGTCTCTCCTGGATCATCTGCTGAATTTCAGCCTCTGTCTTCTTCAGCTTTGGCTTCTGTTCTTCATGTTCGTCTTTCAGAGGAGTAACATCATGACCTTTGTGGTCTGAGTAGGTGCAGTGGTGACAGATACATGTGTGGTCGgttttacagaacagctccagaggtttgtcgtgtttcctacacatcctgtcttccaggttctccacagggtGGATCAGCTGATGTCTTTTCAGTGCTGGAACTGTCCGATGAGGTTCCAGATGAGTCTGACAGTAGGAGGTcagacacaccaggcaggacttcagggccttcagtttggGTTCAGTGCAGACGTCACAGGGAACTTCTCCTGGTTTGGCAGCTTGTTGGTCTGAGCTGTAGATGTTTGGTTCATGTTGAGCTTCATGTCTGAACTGAACCACCATCTCTGAGATGAAAGTGTTGATCTTCAGCTGAGGTTTCAAGTTGAAAACCTCTTTACACATGGGACACTGATATGGGACATTCACCCTCCAGTGTTCAGAGATGCAggatttgcagaagttgtgtccacatgatgtagtgactggatcagtgaagacatccagacagatggaacacaggAACTGATCTTCAGATCGGACGCGACCGACAGCAGCCATATCTATGGACCAACAGAACAGATACAACACTGAAATATTTGAATTATAGAatcagtagggatgcaccgataccagtatcgggcatcggctctgatactcagtgtgtgtacttgtacccggacttgtaaaagtaatccgatacaactgcaccgataccacttatggtcatgtgacattcacagttcagtgcggcaggtatgaggaggaggaataatgtgtgtgagtgtgaagagtgtggagatttttcaaaatatatgacagtgataaaagtaacagtgactgcaatgttccagacacagacagatacagacgcaacgttctgtccgtcctctgcgtacattccatccgttttccaggtgatggaggatgagtacccagatggagaataccagcagaaccgtggaggtagaggatctgttcaaagagccactgtgggagttagagaaaactactgacacatttaggacaactacccagagctgggccggtttccatcctactgat
The DNA window shown above is from Sphaeramia orbicularis chromosome 17, fSphaOr1.1, whole genome shotgun sequence and carries:
- the LOC115437013 gene encoding E3 ubiquitin-protein ligase TRIM39-like, yielding MAAVGRVRSEDQFLCSICLDVFTDPVTTSCGHNFCKSCISEHWRVNVPYQCPMCKEVFNLKPQLKINTFISEMVVQFRHEAQHEPNIYSSDQQAAKPGEVPCDVCTEPKLKALKSCLVCLTSYCQTHLEPHRTVPALKRHQLIHPVENLEDRMCRKHDKPLELFCKTDHTCICHHCTYSDHKGHDVTPLKDEHEEQKPKLKKTEAEIQQMIQERRLKIQEIQRSVKLSENAADRETAEGVEVFTALIESVQRGLDQLLEKIQEKQRSTEKQAEDFIKELEQEICELEKRSTEVKQLSGSEDHLHFVQRFTCVKAAPSMKTWTKVSVRPPSYEGTVERAVSELEDKLREDMKKVVKAELKRVQQYEVDLTLDPDTAYPYLILSDDGKQVHDGDEKRNLPNKPQRFSDFCCILAKQSFSSGRFYFDVQVKGKTKWDLGVARESINRKGEIRLRPQFGYWTIRLRNGNEYDACAGPPVRLSVKSGLQKVGVFVDYEEGLVSFYDVGSSVLIYSFIGCCFNDKLLPYFSPCTNAGGTNSAPLIITPVDTDFTVKSRVKALERSFRRPAFLEKLVIYLLS